The region AAAAGAGAAAACATTTATATGTTTGATTCTAAAGGTTGTATTACTAAGGGAAGAAAAGATCTGAACAAATACAAAGAAGAATTTGCTCAGGAAAAAGGATATGATTCTTTGGAAGAAGCATTCAAAGGTGCGGATGTTTTCATTGGTCTTTCGGTGGGCAATGTTGTGCAAAAAGATTGGGTTAAAACAATGGCTCCAGATCCAATAATTTTTGCTATGGCTAATCCTGACCCTGAAATTACTTATGATGATGCGATGTCTGTAAGAAAAGACCTGATTATGGCTACAGGCAGAAGTGATTTTCCAAATCAGGTAAATAATGTGTTAGGATTTCCATTTATTTTTCGCGGTGCATTAGATGTACGAGCTACTCAAATTAATGATGAAATGAAATTAGCTGCTACATTAGCACTTTCAAAATTAGCGAAAGAAAAAGTTCCTGAAATGGTTATCAGAGCTTATGGCGGAGAAGAGTTTGAGTTTGGCAGAGACTATATTATTCCCAAACCTTTTGATCCAAGAGTTTTGTGGTATGTTGCACCTGCTGTTGCTAAAGCTGCAATTGAAACCGGAGTTGCGAAAATTACTGAAGTTGATTGGGTTAAGTATGAAGAAGAATTAAAAGAGAGGCTTGGATTATCAAAAGAGATAATAAGAGTGATGATTCATAAATCTCAGAAGTATCCTAAGAAAGTGGTCTATCCTGAAGGTGAAGAAGAAAATATTATCAGAGCTGCTCATACTGTTGCACAGGATGGAATAGCAAAACCAGTTTTACTTGGTAATGAAAAGTTTATTAAAAGTGAGATTGAAAGAATTGGTTACGATATAAATGAATTTCAGATTATTGATCCGGAAGATTGTAAAAAGTGTGATATTTATGCAGAAGCATTTTTTAAGAAACGTCAGAGAAGAGGCGCAACTTTATGGGATGCAAAAAATCTGATTAAAAAACCAAATTATTATGGTGCTATGATGGTTGAGCTGGACGAAGTCGATGCTATGATAAGTGGTTATACAACAAGCTATCCAAATACTATTAGACCTGCATTACAATGTATTGGTGTTAAAGAAGGGTTAAAGATAGTTTCAGGACTTTATATTGTTATTGCCAAAAAAGAAACTTATTTCTTTGCCGATTGTACAGTAAATATTAATCCGAATTCCGAACAACTTGCGGAAATTGCAGTCTCAGCTGCTGAAACAGTTAAGGCTTTTGATGTGGATCCAAAGATAGCGATGCTGTCTTTCAGCAACTTTGGCAGTGCACCATATCCTGAATCAACTAAAGTAAAAGAAGCAGTTAAGATTGTAAAAGCAAAAATGCCTGATCTGATTATTGATGGAGAAATGCAGGCTGATACTGCAGTTGTTCCGGAAATACTGGAAAAAACTTTTCCGTTTACCAATATTAAAGGCGGCGCAAATGTGTTAATCTTTCCTGATCTAAGCTCAGCAAATATTGCTTATAAACTTATGGCAAGAATTGGACAGGCAACAGTTATTGGTCCTATCTTAATGGGAATGAAAAAACCGGTTCATGTTTTACAGCGTGGAGCATCAGTTGATGATATTTACAATATGACTGCAATCGCTGTTGTTGAAGCTCATCAAAACTCATTAAAGAGATAAAACTTACTTAATATCGCGGGTGAATTAAAAATTCACCCGCGATATAGTTTGAACATCCAATCATAAAATAACTTTTTCTGTCATCCTTTATATCAGTTAAACCGCTCATAGCACTTGACTTTAATTTTGTGATAATTATCACCGTTTACAGCATTCTAAAACTCTAATTTCGAGGCACAAATAAAACAAATTAAATTAATTTAGATAATTATTGTAAGCTCATAACTATCGTTTTACTTGAGATAAATGATTACTGAGAATAACATAATAGATAAAGTTGAATTTTATGTTAAGGATCTTTATAGCAATAGGTCAGCACAAGAAGATCTCTATCATAATATTATACACACTATCGAAGTAGTAGAAACAGTTAAGAAGCTTTCTAAACTTGAAGGTATTACTGAAAGTGATCAGGTAATTCTTGTTATTGCAGCCTGGTTTCATGATACTGGTTATTTCAATTGTTGCAATGGACATGAAGAACAAAGCTCAGAATATGCAAAGGAATTTTTAGATAAAGAGTCTTATCCTGCTGATAAAACAGAAATAGTACTTAGTTGTATCAAAGCAACTGAATGTCCTCAAAATCCTAAGAACAAATTGGAAGAGATTATTTGCGATGCTGATTTACATCATCTGGGGTTGCCTAATATGGAAACTAAAAGTAAACTATTGCGTAAAGAGTTAGAGATTAAGGGAATAAAAAAAACAAATGAACTTGAATGGTTGAAAATCTCATTGGATTTTATAACAAAGCATCACTTCTTTACTGTTTCTGCTCAGAAGGAATATGGATTTCAGAAAAATATTAATCGGACGATTATTGAAAAAAGTATAAAAGAAATTGAAGCACAGGTTAAATAAAAAATATCAGCAATTTGAAAATCAGCTAAAAGAATCTAAATCTTTATGAGTTTAAATAGCATCTAAACAGGGGAGCATAAATGATTAAAATAGAGATAAACAAATTTTCGTTGTACGCCGGTTTTTATCAGAATAAATTTTACTAAAAGCACTTAGCTAATCTCTTACTTTAACCATTTACACAGAATTATTTCTACTCCCCAAATTATTTTACAGACTCGAATTTTTACACTCCCTATATATTACTCTACTGTTATTTTACTATTTTCTAAAAGAACATTATAATAATATCCTGAGCCAAAATCTTTATCCTTTATAACCTTACCTTCAGCTATAATAGTTGAGCCTGCCTTAACAGATTGATTGGAAGTTAAAAGCAGATCATGTGTACCATTTGATCCTGTACCATCTTGAATATGAATCCAATTAGTGCCCATTATATTTTCATTAACCTTAACAACTTTACCTTTAACTTTAACTATTTTAAACTCCAGCTCATCTTTCTTCTGGTAAATTTGTTCAACAGTGTATCCATCTTTCAATTTGGAAATATTAATAGATTCATCTTTACCAGCAGCAATATTTTGATGAGGCGATTTTAAGTCAGTATTACTCTCACTTTTTCTTGCATCATCTACAAATAAAATTTTATCAAATGTTTTATTTAAAGATTCACTCTTAAAATTCTGCATTTCCATAGCTTGTGAAAACATCAGATATTCGCCGGGATTTATATCCATTTTATTAACTGCAATCCAATATGAATTATTATTTTCATTTACTTTAAGATAGCTATAAGTAGATGCGTCAATTTTTTCTTCAACAAGTACATTATGAACATTTGTTCTCATAATGTTTTGATCATTCATATTAGGCATTTGATTTTCAGATTCTTCTTTATTTCCGCATGCGGTTATGACTGCAAAAAAAGATATGAGTAAGAAGGCTGATAGTAGTTTGTTCATTATTTCTCCATTCATTTTAAAATATTACTGGCGAAAAATAAGGAACATTATTCAAGTAATCATTAGAAAAAATAAATCTAAAAAAAAATCTTTGTTTAAGGAAATAACTGAGCTGAGAACCAATATTTCTTTGAATCACAACATTGATTACTTACTCATAGCAGGTTTGAGATTCTCCAAGAGGATCGCATCTCTTGAATAAACATCATCCCGATAATTAAAAAATCCATCTTCATCGACCCAGGTTGTATAATAATCAATAAATAATGGGATTTTTTTTGTAAGCTTTACTTCAGTTGTTACACCATAGCTATTTCCTTTTCTAAGCGAATCACGTACTCTGGCAAATTCGTTTTTTGTCATTGGGTCATCAACTTTTTGACCTATTTCAATTTTAAGAAAGTCAAGATTCCAATTTGAATTATTGTTAAGCAAATACTCAGCAAGTTTCATAGGCTTTTCCACTCTTACGCAACCATGACTTACAGCACGATTAACATATCCAAATGGGGCTCTGGTTGGTGTATCGTGCAGATAAATACCAAATGGATTTGTAAACATAAATTTAATTTTGCCGAGTGCGTTTCCAGCACCTGGATCCTGAATTAAAGTATAGCTGTTTGAGGAAGAAAGATCTTTTGCTGTTAATCCGTCTAAATCAATCCGCTCACCAGCTTTATAAACTCTAAAATTTCTTTTTTTAAGATAACTTGAATCATTTCTTAAACCATTTACAATTTCTTCTTTAATTATACTTCTTGGTACAGACCAGGTTGGATTTAAAACAAAATAAGATAATTGACCATAAAGCGTTACTGTCTGCCAATTGTTTTTTCTGCCTGTACACGCCTTAATTTCGAATAATGGTTTTTGATTTTCAACTGCGGTTACACTAAAGTCCGGGATATTTACAAAAATATATTTTGCAGTATCACTGTAATCAGACCATCTCAATCTTTCTAAGTTTAATTTTATTTTTTCAACATATTGTTTTGGTGTTATATTAAATCTTTCGATAGTTCCTTTTCCAATTACACCATCATTGGCAAGTCCGTTTATTTTCTGAAATATTTTTACTGAATTAGCCAAAACAGAATCATAAACTGTCGGATCATTAGTTTTGTACAGTGCTGTATCAAGTAATCCCAAATCAACCAATTTGTTATATATAGCAGGAATATTCTCAGAACTTTGACCAACTTCAATTTTCTTATCAGTTAATGGAATCTGCTTCCATTCTAACGATTCCATTTGCTTAAACTTTAATAAAGATTGTTGAAGATTTTTGTAGATAACACTTTTAGGTTGAATATTTTTAAGATATGCAAGGATATTATTTTGTTTTACAGGCTCTAAATATTTTGTATTTAATGAATCATTTACGGGAAGGAAATGAGTTTTTTCATAAAGGATGCGGGGATTCAAGACTCCATGTCTCATATCAGTAGAGAATTTTATAATTGCATCAATAAGTAACACCTCAGACTGAGCTAATTGCTTTATCCTTTGTTCCGGATTAAGTGCAGCATTAAAAGATGATTCAAATAAATTCTTAATAATACTAAAATTGTATCGTTCGGGATTTAATCCATGTAATTCTGCTTTTCCAATTATGTCAATTATTGAGTCTATTATAGGTTTAGATTCTAGAGAATTAATTAGCAGAGCCTTATAATTTTTTGAAGCATATAATGATTCTAATGTGTCAATTGACTCGACATTAATATTTCCGGCTTTAATCCACGAATTAAAAATTAATGCATCTTTTAGATTTTGTTCAAACAATTTTGGATCGAAGCCAAGTTTCTCGTCAATACTCTGTTCAGGAGCTTTATTATCGCAACTAAGGAAAGGCAAGGTAAAAAGTATTAATATGATAATAATTACAAAATGTATATTTCGTTTGCCAATATTTTTTGTCATAAAATGAATAATTTTATTTCTATCTTGATAATGGATTAATTATTAAAATGACTAACTAAATTATTAAAGAGAGGATAAAAAACCTCAATTAAAAAGTATAATCATTAAATTTTGTATCAGAGATCATTTAATTTTAATTTATGTTAAAAACATCAATCGAAAAAAGCTAACAATAAAAGGTTAAACAATGCTTAAAAAATACATTATAATAACATTGATAATTTCATTTGATATTTACTCACAAAGTCAATTTCAGCAATTTCTGAGCCATGTAAATTCATTAACAGACCCAACTCAAAAAAATGCAGCAGTTGATAGTTTTATGATTTATGCCCGTACTGTAGGAATACCATTTATTGAAGATTCAACTGCAAACTTTTTGTATTTAGGTAATACAAATTCGGTTGCTGCGGCAGGAGATTTTAACGGCTGGAATACTAATTCCTGGCCGCTTACAAGAATTTATCAAACAAACTTATGGTATCGTTCTGTCGTATTTGAAGAAGATGCCAGGCTTGATTACAAATTTGTCCTTAATAACAGCAATTGGATTTTAGATCCGGAAAATCCTAATACTTGTGCTGGAGGTTTTGGTCCAAACTCTGAATTGTCAATGCCTCTTTATGTTCAGCCGTGGGAAATAAATTATCAGAGTTCTGTTCAACACGGCAGCCTGACATATAAAACTCTGTTCAGTTCTAATGTCGGCACAAATTATCAGATCACAATTTATCTGCCACCGGGTTATGATACACTTTCACAAACAAAATATCCTGTTGCCTATTTTCAGGATGGTTCGGAATACATATCACTTGGAAGAGCAGTTAATGTCATTGATAATCTGATCGACAGCGCAAAAATTGAAAAACTGATAGCAGTCTTTGTTACACCAAATAACAGGAATGAAGAATATGCAGGCAATAAAAGAAATCAATATCAATTATTCTTTGTGAATGAATTAGTTCCTTATATTGATAATACTTACAAAACTATTCCTTCATCTGATAAAAGATTAGTTATGGGTGATTCATTTGGCGGTAATATTTCTGCTCTGATAAGTTATAATTATCCTGAAGTATTTGGTTTGTGTGGACTGCATTCAGGTGCATTCTGGCCAAATAATTATGAGGTATATAATCTGATTATTAATGGTCCAATCAAAAATATTAAATGGAGTGCTGTTTGGGGAACCTATGAAAGTCTGTTCTCTAATATGAGATCTTTTCGTGATTTTTTGATTTCAAATCAATATGAAATTGACTGGCTTGAAAGACCAGAAGGGCATAGTTGGGGATTATGGAGAGCATCTATAGATAGAATACTTGAATTCTTTTTTCCCAATTCTTCATCAGATGTTATTCATTCAAATGAATTAGTGATTAATCAATATAGATTATTCCAAAATTATCCAAACCCGTTCAATCCTCGTACGGTGATTAACTATCAGTTACCGAAGAGTTGTTTTGTAACACTTAAAGTATATGATGTGATTGGAAAAGAAGTTGCAACGTTGGTAAACAAAGAACAAAATGCAGGTAGTTTTACAACTGAATTCAATCCCACTGGTTTAGCAAGTGGAGTTTATTATTATCAATTAAAAGCAGACGAGTTTATAGATACTAAGCAGATGATATTATTGAAGTAAATAAGCTGAATCATATCGCATTTCCTGGACGTCATGGACGCTCCGTGACGTTTATGATTTCATAAAAATTTTTCTCTCTTCATTTCTTCGGATCAGGTTGGGAATTCTTCAGAATAAATTAATATCTAGTGGCTTATCTTTTTGTCTAACTGGATAAGCCAGTATTAAGTGCTTTAGATCATTC is a window of Ignavibacterium sp. DNA encoding:
- a CDS encoding L,D-transpeptidase family protein, with product MTKNIGKRNIHFVIIIILILFTLPFLSCDNKAPEQSIDEKLGFDPKLFEQNLKDALIFNSWIKAGNINVESIDTLESLYASKNYKALLINSLESKPIIDSIIDIIGKAELHGLNPERYNFSIIKNLFESSFNAALNPEQRIKQLAQSEVLLIDAIIKFSTDMRHGVLNPRILYEKTHFLPVNDSLNTKYLEPVKQNNILAYLKNIQPKSVIYKNLQQSLLKFKQMESLEWKQIPLTDKKIEVGQSSENIPAIYNKLVDLGLLDTALYKTNDPTVYDSVLANSVKIFQKINGLANDGVIGKGTIERFNITPKQYVEKIKLNLERLRWSDYSDTAKYIFVNIPDFSVTAVENQKPLFEIKACTGRKNNWQTVTLYGQLSYFVLNPTWSVPRSIIKEEIVNGLRNDSSYLKKRNFRVYKAGERIDLDGLTAKDLSSSNSYTLIQDPGAGNALGKIKFMFTNPFGIYLHDTPTRAPFGYVNRAVSHGCVRVEKPMKLAEYLLNNNSNWNLDFLKIEIGQKVDDPMTKNEFARVRDSLRKGNSYGVTTEVKLTKKIPLFIDYYTTWVDEDGFFNYRDDVYSRDAILLENLKPAMSK
- a CDS encoding HD domain-containing protein, whose translation is MITENNIIDKVEFYVKDLYSNRSAQEDLYHNIIHTIEVVETVKKLSKLEGITESDQVILVIAAWFHDTGYFNCCNGHEEQSSEYAKEFLDKESYPADKTEIVLSCIKATECPQNPKNKLEEIICDADLHHLGLPNMETKSKLLRKELEIKGIKKTNELEWLKISLDFITKHHFFTVSAQKEYGFQKNINRTIIEKSIKEIEAQVK
- the pta gene encoding phosphate acetyltransferase; this translates as MKLTKEESLQYHSSDRKGKIEVVPTKPCLTARDLSMAYTPGVAEPCREIHKNVEEVYKYTAKGNLVAVLSNGTAVLGLGDIGPEAGKPVMEGKGVLFKRFADIDVFDIEVNSHDPKEIIRLTQILEPTFGGINLEDIKAPECFEIEETLKATMNIPVFHDDQHGTAIISCAALINAVEVAGKKLDKIRIVVNGAGASAISCCKHYVRAGAKRENIYMFDSKGCITKGRKDLNKYKEEFAQEKGYDSLEEAFKGADVFIGLSVGNVVQKDWVKTMAPDPIIFAMANPDPEITYDDAMSVRKDLIMATGRSDFPNQVNNVLGFPFIFRGALDVRATQINDEMKLAATLALSKLAKEKVPEMVIRAYGGEEFEFGRDYIIPKPFDPRVLWYVAPAVAKAAIETGVAKITEVDWVKYEEELKERLGLSKEIIRVMIHKSQKYPKKVVYPEGEEENIIRAAHTVAQDGIAKPVLLGNEKFIKSEIERIGYDINEFQIIDPEDCKKCDIYAEAFFKKRQRRGATLWDAKNLIKKPNYYGAMMVELDEVDAMISGYTTSYPNTIRPALQCIGVKEGLKIVSGLYIVIAKKETYFFADCTVNINPNSEQLAEIAVSAAETVKAFDVDPKIAMLSFSNFGSAPYPESTKVKEAVKIVKAKMPDLIIDGEMQADTAVVPEILEKTFPFTNIKGGANVLIFPDLSSANIAYKLMARIGQATVIGPILMGMKKPVHVLQRGASVDDIYNMTAIAVVEAHQNSLKR
- a CDS encoding alpha/beta hydrolase-fold protein, which produces MLKKYIIITLIISFDIYSQSQFQQFLSHVNSLTDPTQKNAAVDSFMIYARTVGIPFIEDSTANFLYLGNTNSVAAAGDFNGWNTNSWPLTRIYQTNLWYRSVVFEEDARLDYKFVLNNSNWILDPENPNTCAGGFGPNSELSMPLYVQPWEINYQSSVQHGSLTYKTLFSSNVGTNYQITIYLPPGYDTLSQTKYPVAYFQDGSEYISLGRAVNVIDNLIDSAKIEKLIAVFVTPNNRNEEYAGNKRNQYQLFFVNELVPYIDNTYKTIPSSDKRLVMGDSFGGNISALISYNYPEVFGLCGLHSGAFWPNNYEVYNLIINGPIKNIKWSAVWGTYESLFSNMRSFRDFLISNQYEIDWLERPEGHSWGLWRASIDRILEFFFPNSSSDVIHSNELVINQYRLFQNYPNPFNPRTVINYQLPKSCFVTLKVYDVIGKEVATLVNKEQNAGSFTTEFNPTGLASGVYYYQLKADEFIDTKQMILLK